From the Drosophila sechellia strain sech25 chromosome X, ASM438219v1, whole genome shotgun sequence genome, the window tctagtataccctttcactttacgagtaacgggtataaaaacgGTGTATTATAAAAGAAAGCATCTAGAAAAGATCTTCCcctacatttatttaattcagATGAACACCACAAAAATATTCTAACGGGCTTTCCTAAAACTTAAGATGAAATGAACATCCCATACATCTATTCTAATCTATCTGGTTCGACTACCACCGCGCTCCCCACTCTTCTACGATCGCAGACGGGGTGTGGTTCAGTGCCCAAGATTCCAATGGCCGTCTGTGCGGAATATGCCTTATCATCTTCCAGAAATCTGATGTCGTGTCCAATAGCACTTAAATAGGCGACAGTATGCCTGGGAACATTTGGTTCCATGTCAATGTGCATTGGCGCCAGTTGGTGATGCAATCGTCCTGAATTCACCGCCTTCTCAATAGGTTCGTGGAGTACAAAGTACCTTAGAATAGTCTGCGCAACAGAGGTGGTAATTTTTGACCCACCGGCACCACCCACAATCAATTTAACATTCCCATGGGTGTCTAAAACGATGCTGGGACAAGTTGAGGACATTGGCCGTTTGCCTGGTTTGATAAAGTTTGCGGGACTGGCGGGTATGCCATAGGCATTTACCTTTCCGGGCGTACTAAAGTCGTCCATTTCGTCGTTGAGTATAAAGCCTGTTTGGCGAGATCTTACTTTGGCTCCCAAATGGCTGTTTATTGTACTGGTCACTGAAATGGCATCGCCATTTGGTGCCAAAACGGATATGTGTGCTGTACCATGATCCTCCTCATTAGCAAAATTGGCTCCGTAGTACGACATGTCCTCGAAGGTCCTGTCGTCTAAAATAAGTTTACGGATCTCTGCGGCAAAGGCCGGATCGATAAGGTTTTCGTACATCTCCTGCACATCTGGTTCATAGTGGATGTCGCCCAAATTGGTACGATGCCCGTAAGCGTGCTTAAAAGTCTCGATTAAACGCTGCCAGTACTTGTCCGTATTGctcgtatacagcggttccattACATTCAGCATAAAGGTTAACACGGCCCCGCTCGTGGGCAGTGTCGAGGTGAGTAACTTGTAGCCACCACTGAAGTGGGAGTGGAGCGGCATTTCCCAGCGAACACTACAAAGTCATATATCAATTAAGTTGACTGGTATTCAAATTGATATTCAATATCAGCTAATTAAGGTATTCACTCCATACTCACTTGTAACTTTGCAGATCCTCTTCGGTAACAATGCCACCCATAGCCTGGATATCCTCCACCAGTTTTCTCCCTACCCTGCCGCCGCCATAAATAACTTTGGCGCCCTCATCCGCTATGATTTCCAGAGTTTCGGCCAAAGTGTGACGGTACATGACCTCGCCCTGCTTGTAGACCTCATCCGTTTTCGGATTAATAAAAATCTCGGCCATGGAGGGTTCGTTTCTGATACGCTCTTCTTCGCGCTGAAGGACTCCGGAGAGATACCTGGAGACCAGGATGCCACGGCGGCAGAGATCAATGGTGGGCTGGAAAAGCGTTTTCCAGGGCAGGCGGCCATATTTATCGTGCAGCTCGGAGTATCCATAAATTTCGGCGGGAACGGCACAGGACAATGCGCCGGTGATTTCTGTTTTGACAAACATGTCCTGCGTGGCCGCAGCTGGAGCGGTTTCTCGGGCAATTAGAACCTCACTAAATTCTGTCTCTCTTGAGTAAATGGTAGCAACAAACCCACCGCCCACGCCCAAGCTGTGGGGCAGCATTACGCCTTCGCACAACATGGTGGCTATAGCCGCATCTGCAGCAGATCCTCCGATATCCAGAATGGAGCCTCCAACCTCTGCACATCCCACGCCATTCGATGCCACGGCGCCAATGCGACGTGGTTCTTCCGCTTTGCTCCGGAGTCCAAAAACCAGACCCAAGGTCACACCCAATGCGGTCACCACCAGGATAATCCAGCATACGGCGTACTTCTTGCAGCACCTAGAATTAGATTGCGGATTGACGGTATGCATTAGTGTTCCCAAATATAGAATACTTAAGTTGGTAAGTGCGATTTATTTCGGGAGGACACTTGCCATCGTACCCGACAAATAGGTCACCAAAGGCGTCAAATAGTTCCCCATAAAACATGTTTAAGTGAACTCTGACAGCTTCCGGGCTCACCTTCCATCGGGTACTGCGATCGAAAGGCCCATtccgtacata encodes:
- the LOC6620588 gene encoding scoloptoxin SSD14 — protein: MSCCKKYAVCWIILVVTALGVTLGLVFGLRSKAEEPRRIGAVASNGVGCAEVGGSILDIGGSAADAAIATMLCEGVMLPHSLGVGGGFVATIYSRETEFSEVLIARETAPAAATQDMFVKTEITGALSCAVPAEIYGYSELHDKYGRLPWKTLFQPTIDLCRRGILVSRYLSGVLQREEERIRNEPSMAEIFINPKTDEVYKQGEVMYRHTLAETLEIIADEGAKVIYGGGRVGRKLVEDIQAMGGIVTEEDLQSYNVRWEMPLHSHFSGGYKLLTSTLPTSGAVLTFMLNVMEPLYTSNTDKYWQRLIETFKHAYGHRTNLGDIHYEPDVQEMYENLIDPAFAAEIRKLILDDRTFEDMSYYGANFANEEDHGTAHISVLAPNGDAISVTSTINSHLGAKVRSRQTGFILNDEMDDFSTPGKVNAYGIPASPANFIKPGKRPMSSTCPSIVLDTHGNVKLIVGGAGGSKITTSVAQTILRYFVLHEPIEKAVNSGRLHHQLAPMHIDMEPNVPRHTVAYLSAIGHDIRFLEDDKAYSAQTAIGILGTEPHPVCDRRRVGSAVVVEPDRLE